In the Haloferula helveola genome, one interval contains:
- a CDS encoding vanadium-dependent haloperoxidase, producing the protein MPARRRAPGKRPRWGGILACLVTAGPAMADPSVARQWNEENLAAIRVDVPNPPVHARNLFHVAVAMYDAWAAYDTGGAVGYLHHESATAADIESARREALSYAAYRVLSHRYASSASAPVTQASFDAKMAALGYDTAVTGTAGPSPAALGNRIAASIIAWGLDDGSNEAGGYTDASYTNDQPEFRVIENGVPLGGYPAGADPDRWHPLTFDEGFTQNGIGPIFLQPFVGVTWLQARPFALRRDDTAEPWFDPGPPPKLRGGQAAEYRSEALDLLMKSRQLGDMELIDISPSAIGNHPLGTDDGTGHPVNPATGLPYDPVMVPRGDYGRVLAEFWADGPDSETPPGHWHSIANEVTEVLTEKRIGGAGAIVSDLEWDVKLYFALAASTHDAACAAWSLKRYYDSPRPISMIRFMSLQGQSSDPVLPGYHPEGMPLVSDLVEVVTSDSLAPGGNHEGSGFSVGEVVVFTWPGRPVDPTVQRSLPRWIRGIDWFPFQDRTFVSPAFPGYVSGHSTFSRAAAEVLAALTGSDYFPGGLGGFTAGAGSFLEFEYGPSATVELQWATYFDAADEAGISRRWGGIHPPVDDLPARVIGSECGKSAWEIARKYWDGSITDEAMVPDIARLSPSVARIRWQAAPGLWYRVEKTSDFSTWQTVEGPVQATDPEMIWDDGSATGSSAFYRIIQTAAP; encoded by the coding sequence ATGCCAGCCCGTCGCCGGGCACCCGGTAAGCGACCGCGATGGGGAGGGATTCTCGCCTGCCTGGTCACTGCCGGACCGGCCATGGCCGACCCCTCGGTGGCGCGGCAGTGGAACGAGGAAAACCTGGCGGCGATTCGGGTCGATGTCCCGAATCCGCCGGTTCACGCGCGCAACCTGTTCCATGTCGCGGTGGCGATGTATGACGCTTGGGCGGCCTACGACACCGGTGGGGCGGTCGGCTACCTGCACCACGAGTCGGCGACGGCGGCCGACATCGAGAGCGCCCGCCGCGAAGCGCTGAGCTACGCCGCCTACCGCGTCCTGAGCCACCGCTACGCCAGCTCCGCCAGCGCGCCGGTGACGCAGGCCTCGTTCGATGCCAAAATGGCGGCGCTGGGTTACGACACCGCGGTCACGGGAACCGCAGGTCCGTCCCCCGCGGCGCTGGGAAACCGCATCGCGGCCTCGATCATTGCTTGGGGGCTCGACGACGGCTCCAACGAGGCCGGGGGCTACACCGACGCGAGCTACACCAACGACCAACCGGAGTTCCGGGTGATCGAAAACGGCGTGCCGCTCGGTGGCTATCCGGCGGGCGCGGATCCGGACCGCTGGCATCCGCTGACTTTCGACGAGGGCTTCACCCAGAACGGGATCGGTCCGATTTTCCTTCAGCCGTTCGTTGGCGTCACCTGGCTGCAAGCCCGGCCGTTCGCACTGCGCCGCGACGACACGGCCGAACCGTGGTTCGATCCCGGCCCACCGCCGAAGCTCCGGGGCGGGCAGGCGGCGGAGTACCGAAGCGAAGCGTTGGATTTGCTGATGAAGAGCCGCCAGCTCGGCGACATGGAGTTGATCGACATCTCGCCCTCGGCGATCGGCAACCATCCGCTCGGCACCGATGACGGCACCGGTCACCCCGTCAATCCTGCCACCGGTCTGCCCTACGATCCGGTCATGGTGCCGCGGGGCGACTACGGCAGGGTGCTGGCGGAATTCTGGGCCGACGGTCCTGACTCCGAAACGCCTCCGGGGCACTGGCACTCGATCGCAAACGAAGTGACCGAGGTTCTGACCGAAAAACGTATCGGTGGCGCCGGGGCGATCGTCAGCGACCTCGAGTGGGACGTGAAACTCTACTTCGCGCTCGCCGCATCGACCCACGACGCCGCCTGTGCCGCATGGTCGCTGAAGCGCTACTACGACTCGCCTCGCCCGATCTCGATGATCCGGTTCATGTCGCTGCAGGGCCAGTCGTCGGACCCGGTTCTGCCGGGCTACCATCCCGAGGGAATGCCGCTCGTTTCCGACTTGGTCGAGGTGGTCACCAGCGACTCGCTGGCGCCGGGTGGCAACCACGAGGGCAGCGGCTTCTCCGTGGGCGAGGTGGTGGTGTTCACCTGGCCGGGCAGGCCGGTGGACCCGACCGTCCAGCGGAGCCTTCCCCGCTGGATCCGGGGGATCGATTGGTTCCCCTTTCAGGACCGAACTTTCGTGTCCCCCGCTTTTCCGGGATACGTCTCGGGCCACAGCACCTTCAGCCGGGCGGCCGCCGAGGTTCTCGCCGCCCTGACCGGCAGCGACTACTTCCCCGGCGGACTCGGAGGATTCACTGCAGGGGCGGGATCATTCCTCGAGTTCGAGTATGGACCGTCGGCCACCGTGGAACTCCAGTGGGCGACCTACTTCGATGCGGCCGACGAAGCCGGGATTTCCAGGCGATGGGGCGGCATCCACCCGCCGGTCGATGACCTGCCCGCGCGCGTGATCGGCTCGGAATGTGGCAAGAGCGCGTGGGAGATCGCCCGGAAGTACTGGGATGGCAGTATTACCGATGAAGCGATGGTCCCCGACATCGCGCGGCTCTCTCCAAGCGTCGCCCGGATCCGCTGGCAGGCTGCTCCCGGGCTTTGGTACCGAGTCGAGAAGACCAGCGACTTCTCCACCTGGCAGACGGTCGAGGGTCCGGTTCAGGCCACCGATCCGGAGATGATTTGGGATGACGGGTCGGCGACGGGGTCGAGCGCGTTCTACCGGATCATCCAGACCGCCGCCCCCTGA
- a CDS encoding sulfatase, whose translation MKLLLPLLLTLGLVRAAENPPNVVFILADDLGITDIGAYARHFNEVGEGQLYFETPHLDRLVSDGIAFSQSYANQLCSPTRAAILTGRIASRLGVTTATPNTQTYYNQSRKVPDGYDPHDAFAHKDPIPGPLPWRNAHSNTALDPSVPTWPKVLGSHDCAFLGKWHLGGHGAPERQPAAHGFRELAFFDAGGSKYFNWQGDWNRTKPFFPTMPGKFRAGQAGPPTDHDYLTDDLSLRAVRFIESRKGKERPFVLYYCPFAVHTPFQAPKPGVDHFNAKKQRGNLGRTNATYAEMVKRLDASVGEIRETLVRTGLAKNTILIFTSDNGGVEYTDPPATDNQPFKGGKACLYEGGVRVPTVVWQPSRFEGGKWCDAVVDCTDFLPTVAELTGNPLPDDLDGRSMLPLLADPSSPGAERTLIWHYPFNVKVMHPDDGIPLPPHSAIRVGDHKLIWNWHGRLELYDIPKDPGESRDLSKEMPELTARLHERLKGWLKSNVAPRYMPVRDESVSPDAAGGAFPFRDLR comes from the coding sequence ATGAAACTCCTTCTTCCGCTGCTTCTGACGCTCGGCCTCGTCCGCGCTGCCGAGAATCCGCCGAACGTCGTCTTCATCCTCGCGGATGACCTCGGTATCACCGATATCGGAGCCTACGCACGTCACTTCAACGAGGTCGGTGAGGGCCAGCTCTACTTTGAGACGCCCCACCTCGATCGGCTTGTTTCGGACGGGATCGCGTTCTCGCAGTCGTATGCGAACCAGCTCTGCTCGCCGACGCGTGCCGCGATCCTGACCGGCCGCATCGCCTCGCGCCTCGGTGTCACCACCGCCACGCCGAACACCCAAACCTACTACAACCAAAGTAGGAAGGTTCCCGACGGCTACGATCCCCACGACGCGTTCGCCCACAAGGACCCGATCCCCGGTCCGCTACCGTGGCGCAATGCCCACAGCAACACGGCTCTGGATCCTTCGGTCCCGACGTGGCCGAAGGTGCTCGGCAGCCATGACTGTGCCTTTCTCGGCAAGTGGCACCTCGGTGGTCACGGCGCACCCGAACGTCAACCGGCCGCCCACGGTTTCCGCGAACTCGCGTTCTTCGATGCCGGCGGATCGAAATACTTCAACTGGCAGGGCGACTGGAACCGCACCAAGCCCTTCTTCCCCACCATGCCCGGGAAGTTCAGAGCCGGGCAGGCCGGTCCGCCGACCGACCACGACTACCTGACCGATGACCTGAGCTTGAGGGCGGTGCGCTTCATCGAGAGCCGCAAAGGAAAGGAGCGGCCGTTTGTCCTCTACTACTGTCCCTTCGCGGTGCACACGCCTTTCCAGGCTCCGAAGCCGGGTGTCGATCACTTCAACGCGAAGAAGCAGCGTGGGAACCTCGGCAGGACGAACGCGACCTACGCGGAAATGGTGAAGCGGCTCGACGCGTCGGTCGGGGAGATCCGGGAGACGCTCGTACGGACCGGGCTGGCGAAGAACACCATCCTGATTTTCACCTCGGACAATGGCGGCGTCGAATACACCGATCCTCCTGCGACCGACAACCAACCCTTCAAGGGCGGCAAGGCCTGCCTCTACGAAGGCGGCGTGAGGGTGCCGACCGTTGTCTGGCAGCCGAGCCGCTTCGAAGGCGGGAAGTGGTGCGACGCGGTCGTCGACTGCACCGACTTCCTGCCGACGGTCGCGGAGCTGACCGGCAACCCGCTCCCGGACGATCTCGACGGCCGGAGCATGCTCCCGCTTCTCGCCGATCCGTCCTCACCGGGAGCCGAGCGGACCTTGATCTGGCACTACCCCTTCAATGTGAAAGTCATGCATCCCGACGACGGGATTCCGCTCCCGCCGCACTCGGCGATCCGCGTCGGCGACCACAAGCTGATCTGGAATTGGCACGGTCGGCTCGAGCTCTATGACATTCCGAAAGACCCGGGCGAGTCGCGGGACCTTTCGAAGGAAATGCCGGAGCTGACGGCACGCCTGCATGAACGGCTCAAGGGCTGGCTCAAGTCGAACGTCGCCCCGCGCTACATGCCGGTCCGGGACGAGTCGGTGAGCCCGGATGCCGCGGGTGGAGCCTTCCCGTTTCGCGACCTCCGCTAG
- a CDS encoding BPL-N domain-containing protein: MMRSCVTISAALLFIACSGFGADAPAIRVAVLQGEGVGQSSAKVVATMRNAKDGGFQVSRITAKEIREGKLGEVDVLIHPGGSGGKQAKSLGKSGRESVRAFVREGGGFLGICAGAYLATNDYDWSLHLIDAKVVDRRHWARGKGEVTLRLSPEGASFFENDGDVLKIFYAQGPLLSRREWDDPEVPNYESLAVFSSEIAKNGAPEGVMAGTSAAVRCNFERGRVFCFSPHPELTEGLDHLIPLAVRWTAGQDD, from the coding sequence ATGATGCGCTCCTGTGTCACCATCAGCGCGGCCCTGCTGTTCATCGCCTGCTCCGGGTTTGGTGCCGACGCACCGGCGATCCGGGTCGCAGTGCTGCAGGGAGAAGGCGTGGGACAGAGTTCGGCAAAAGTGGTCGCCACCATGCGAAACGCCAAGGATGGCGGGTTTCAAGTCTCCCGGATCACTGCGAAGGAGATCCGGGAGGGCAAGCTGGGAGAGGTCGATGTGCTGATCCACCCCGGGGGAAGCGGCGGAAAGCAGGCGAAGTCCCTGGGCAAGTCCGGGCGTGAGTCGGTCCGGGCGTTTGTCCGCGAGGGTGGCGGGTTCCTCGGCATCTGTGCCGGAGCGTATCTGGCAACCAATGACTACGATTGGTCGCTGCACCTCATCGATGCGAAGGTGGTCGACCGCCGGCATTGGGCGCGGGGGAAAGGCGAGGTCACGCTCCGTTTGTCTCCGGAAGGCGCGTCGTTCTTCGAAAACGATGGCGATGTGCTGAAGATCTTCTACGCGCAAGGCCCGCTGCTCTCACGTCGCGAGTGGGACGACCCGGAAGTTCCGAACTACGAGTCGCTGGCGGTATTCTCGTCGGAGATCGCGAAGAACGGTGCTCCGGAAGGAGTCATGGCGGGGACATCGGCGGCGGTCCGCTGCAATTTCGAGCGAGGCCGCGTTTTCTGCTTCAGCCCCCATCCGGAGCTGACGGAAGGCTTGGACCATCTGATCCCGCTGGCGGTCCGCTGGACAGCCGGACAAGATGACTGA
- a CDS encoding sulfatase-like hydrolase/transferase translates to MRTFVHRRRRLPRAGRAALLTLLVGSASAQSLIHHWRLDGDATDAVGSADGTENGGMTYAVGQFGQAASLDGADDFITTAAGALVPITDCTLTAWVFWDDGDDRGRIAGGQSGGSEGEVFSLSRSTAVQGGTDRKLFLNLLPNGGQGGSITESADSTISIGTWMHVAYTVDSTNGTTIYLNGAPVGTNPTRTTHTPATNFAIGGRADAAQDFFDGLMDEVAIFSGVLDAAQLSNVMSFGAENFDAPPQVLLSHWKLDETSGQTAADSAGASPGTLGISASAETEDPTVNQPGVFGTAYRFDTVDLDRVDVPNFAPFGGFNTGSICGWFKKSSATRGAVLSYGEGTSSSDRLVVELQDTGVLRLVIRENNSNLIELQTTATYLDDVWHHFAWVQDGSGVTLYLDGAEVTSFGIETNGSAWFDSVTNVGQMTLGYEARTGGVQLPFGGSVDDIAIFSRPITTQELANIISSGAESYDTDATAPTITALSPDGDTGVYPASSLVATFSENIVLTGLGTITITDTDDGSGTQVISLPDAGQVTVAGNTLTVNPSTNLEFGANFEVVISADAIEDGASPPNSFAGTSGGQWTFSVAAEDLSAPVITLKSPLDDAIDVSRASDIVATFDDPILVGSGNIVIKDLFDDSTTQTIAVTDPSQVSVSGNVLTIDPSTLLSADRAYAVQIDAGAVKNYTDVGFGGISNADVTTWNFQTRELSPNVVFILGDDQAWYDYSFMRRPSVEQTAINMNPSIYQVAETPAIDSLADQGIVFTHGYTPPICRPSLASMVTGAYPHQTLITGNDPASGPDTAVEDRMQVMNPLPRTLADELGYTSFQTGKWWEGDFANGGFTHGDTVNSTAGGTEPPQWSGGKPGYVTARHGDWGLMAGRVDYVNDVAAPASPIPYANTIQTATDFIDAQVTGEQPFFLWYAPFLPHTPHDPPTGLISKYDALISEPNETGDYFAKYYANIERFDGGVGALLDHLDTAGIADNTIVVLICDNGWINRDNASAYDARSKQTPYQGGIRTPIIVRWPDQIKAGGAIEPQIVTTPVSVVDLAPTVLGALDLVPTPEMTGLDLLDLGAVGARDTVFTEDSSHDIADLNDPSQSLESRVAIRDGWKLILFTTGVAELYHLFDASTGNAIDPFETNDLSASNPGLVNELTAAIVNWYSVGTKTFATWIGDPGFGLAGGDQGFDLDPDGDNLANGLESWFGTHPGEFNPGLASVEVTAGNLSFTHPISPNPPTDLVGYYEWSPNLTDWYAGDGIDGPGGGLTVTISSVIDNSTATVTAAPSQPVPSIFVRAGVVQP, encoded by the coding sequence ATGAGAACCTTCGTCCATCGCCGCCGCCGACTGCCCAGGGCGGGTCGTGCCGCTCTGCTGACTCTGCTGGTCGGGAGCGCATCCGCCCAGAGTCTGATCCATCATTGGAGGCTCGATGGCGACGCGACCGATGCGGTGGGGTCGGCGGACGGAACCGAAAACGGAGGAATGACTTACGCCGTCGGGCAGTTCGGACAGGCGGCAAGCTTGGACGGGGCCGACGACTTCATCACGACAGCGGCGGGTGCGCTGGTTCCGATCACCGACTGCACGCTGACCGCGTGGGTTTTCTGGGACGATGGCGACGATCGCGGACGGATCGCCGGTGGGCAGAGCGGAGGGAGTGAAGGTGAGGTGTTCAGCCTGAGCCGAAGCACCGCGGTTCAGGGCGGAACGGACCGGAAGCTGTTTCTGAATCTTCTGCCGAACGGAGGGCAGGGAGGCTCGATCACCGAGTCGGCGGACAGCACGATCTCCATCGGGACATGGATGCACGTCGCCTACACGGTCGACAGCACCAACGGCACCACGATCTACCTCAACGGTGCACCGGTCGGAACCAACCCGACCCGCACGACCCACACCCCGGCCACCAATTTCGCGATCGGGGGACGGGCCGACGCGGCTCAGGATTTCTTTGATGGCCTGATGGATGAGGTCGCGATCTTTTCCGGCGTGCTCGATGCCGCGCAGCTCTCGAACGTGATGTCGTTCGGCGCGGAGAATTTTGACGCTCCACCCCAAGTCCTGTTGAGCCATTGGAAGCTCGACGAGACCAGCGGCCAGACCGCGGCGGACTCCGCGGGCGCCAGTCCGGGAACCCTCGGCATCTCCGCTTCGGCGGAGACCGAGGATCCGACGGTCAACCAGCCGGGGGTATTCGGCACCGCCTACCGTTTCGACACTGTGGATCTCGACCGGGTCGATGTCCCGAACTTCGCGCCCTTCGGAGGCTTCAATACAGGTTCGATCTGCGGGTGGTTCAAGAAGAGCAGCGCCACGCGTGGAGCGGTTCTCAGCTACGGCGAAGGTACGAGTTCGTCGGATCGCCTGGTCGTCGAACTTCAGGACACCGGAGTTCTCCGGTTGGTCATACGTGAGAACAACAGCAACCTGATTGAGCTCCAGACGACCGCCACCTACCTCGACGACGTGTGGCATCACTTCGCGTGGGTGCAGGATGGCTCGGGCGTCACGCTCTACCTCGACGGGGCGGAGGTGACTTCGTTCGGGATCGAAACCAACGGCAGCGCGTGGTTCGACAGCGTCACGAACGTCGGGCAGATGACCCTCGGCTACGAGGCGCGCACGGGAGGCGTGCAGTTGCCGTTCGGCGGCTCGGTCGACGACATCGCGATTTTCTCCCGCCCCATCACGACGCAGGAACTGGCGAACATCATCAGCAGTGGTGCGGAGAGCTACGACACCGATGCCACGGCTCCGACGATCACCGCTCTCAGCCCGGATGGCGATACGGGTGTCTATCCCGCGTCGTCTTTGGTGGCGACTTTCAGCGAGAACATCGTGCTGACCGGGCTTGGCACGATCACGATCACCGACACCGATGATGGAAGCGGCACCCAGGTCATCAGCCTGCCGGACGCGGGACAGGTTACGGTCGCGGGAAACACCCTGACCGTGAATCCGTCCACCAATCTCGAGTTCGGCGCCAATTTCGAAGTGGTGATCAGCGCCGATGCGATCGAGGACGGCGCCTCGCCACCGAATTCCTTTGCCGGCACCAGCGGCGGACAGTGGACCTTCAGCGTCGCTGCGGAGGATCTCAGCGCTCCGGTGATCACGCTCAAGAGTCCGCTAGACGACGCGATCGATGTCTCCCGCGCGTCGGACATCGTGGCGACTTTCGACGACCCGATTCTCGTCGGCAGCGGCAACATCGTGATCAAGGACCTGTTCGATGACTCGACGACCCAGACGATCGCGGTCACCGATCCTTCGCAGGTCAGCGTTTCGGGCAACGTCCTCACGATCGATCCGTCGACCCTCCTCAGCGCCGACCGGGCCTATGCGGTGCAGATCGATGCGGGCGCGGTGAAGAACTATACGGACGTCGGCTTCGGCGGTATCTCAAATGCGGACGTCACGACATGGAACTTCCAAACGCGCGAGCTCAGCCCGAATGTCGTCTTCATCCTCGGCGACGACCAGGCGTGGTACGACTACAGCTTCATGCGTCGGCCATCGGTCGAGCAGACGGCGATCAACATGAACCCGTCGATCTATCAGGTCGCCGAGACGCCGGCCATCGACAGTCTGGCCGATCAGGGCATTGTCTTCACCCACGGTTACACGCCGCCGATCTGCCGGCCCTCGCTGGCCTCGATGGTGACCGGAGCCTATCCGCACCAGACCCTGATCACCGGCAACGATCCGGCGAGCGGGCCGGATACGGCGGTCGAGGACCGGATGCAGGTGATGAATCCGCTTCCACGGACGCTTGCCGACGAGCTGGGCTACACGAGTTTCCAGACGGGAAAATGGTGGGAAGGCGACTTCGCCAACGGCGGCTTCACCCACGGCGACACCGTCAACAGCACCGCGGGTGGGACCGAGCCACCGCAGTGGAGCGGCGGCAAGCCGGGCTACGTCACCGCGAGACACGGCGATTGGGGCCTGATGGCCGGCCGGGTTGATTACGTGAACGACGTGGCCGCTCCCGCCAGCCCGATCCCATACGCCAACACGATCCAGACGGCGACCGACTTCATCGATGCCCAGGTCACCGGCGAGCAGCCGTTCTTCCTCTGGTACGCGCCGTTTCTTCCGCACACGCCCCACGACCCGCCGACCGGATTGATCAGCAAGTACGATGCGCTCATCAGCGAGCCGAACGAGACGGGCGACTACTTCGCGAAGTACTATGCCAACATCGAACGCTTCGACGGCGGGGTGGGCGCGCTTCTCGATCACCTCGACACCGCGGGGATCGCGGACAACACGATCGTGGTGCTGATCTGCGACAACGGCTGGATCAACCGCGACAATGCCAGCGCCTATGATGCGAGGTCGAAGCAGACGCCTTACCAAGGCGGCATCCGCACCCCGATCATCGTTCGCTGGCCCGATCAGATCAAGGCGGGCGGCGCGATCGAGCCGCAGATCGTTACCACGCCGGTGAGTGTGGTTGATCTGGCCCCGACGGTCCTTGGCGCGCTCGATCTTGTTCCGACTCCGGAAATGACCGGCCTCGATCTGCTCGACCTCGGTGCGGTCGGCGCGCGCGACACGGTGTTCACCGAAGACAGCTCGCATGACATCGCCGACCTCAATGACCCTAGCCAATCGCTCGAGTCGCGGGTGGCGATCCGCGACGGCTGGAAGCTGATCCTGTTCACCACCGGTGTGGCCGAGCTGTATCATCTGTTCGATGCCTCGACCGGCAATGCGATCGATCCGTTCGAGACCAACGACCTTTCGGCATCGAATCCGGGGCTCGTCAACGAGCTGACGGCGGCGATCGTCAATTGGTACTCGGTCGGGACGAAGACATTCGCCACGTGGATCGGTGATCCCGGGTTTGGTCTGGCCGGTGGAGACCAAGGCTTCGATCTCGATCCGGACGGCGACAACCTCGCCAACGGTCTCGAGTCGTGGTTCGGCACCCATCCGGGCGAGTTCAACCCGGGTCTGGCGAGCGTCGAGGTCACGGCCGGCAATCTGAGCTTCACGCACCCGATCAGCCCGAATCCTCCGACCGATCTGGTCGGCTACTACGAATGGTCTCCGAACCTGACCGATTGGTATGCCGGTGACGGCATCGATGGTCCGGGCGGCGGCCTGACCGTTACGATCTCGTCAGTGATCGACAATTCGACTGCCACGGTGACGGCCGCGCCGAGCCAGCCGGTGCCGAGCATCTTCGTGAGGGCCGGGGTGGTCCAACCCTAG
- the pelA gene encoding pectate lyase, with translation MVCRFACSLALAICAVDASDTWTVSADGLGDFKTLQAAIDKVPEGKSTAIRIRLMPGLYVERVMIPRSKGPIHLFGDDAETTVITFNNSAETLDDRGRKIGTSRSASVFIESDGFRARNVTFENSHGRGSQALAVNVSGDRAAFDGCRFVGYQDTLLLNRGRQYFENCLITGDVDFIFGEATAFFENCTIHCRGSGYITAASTQEKDEYGFVFRRCRITADEGDWQFFLGRPWRPHGAVMWLDCEMSDRVRPEGWDNWRNPENEKTARYVEWRTRGTDTGQRVKWAGTLTDREARSVTPYRVLRKWDAPHTLEPARVAALRDDLRPAWESYISESARRMEADRAALAAELKREGRKIPLLPPDGPDFKLRSRADAKWFAGDEARRLAEAAISFQTPAGGWSKHVRLDQGPRKPGMHWTAQGGESGWHYVGTIDNRSTTEQLKLLRGVAEHLPAAKESFLKGIDYLLVAQFPNGGWPQVYPLEGGYHDHVTFNDNAMLHVLELFRDLLADPPEFIEPKRLAAVRSAFEKGIECVLDAQVRTDGERTVWCAQHDPLTLEPVEARLMEPASLSGGESAALVAFLMGLENPSPEVRQAVEAALDWFESHELETTDNDRRWARFYDPVTGQPIFPGADGIIYGSFDEMAKHHPVGYDYFSGKPADLLKRRGKWSR, from the coding sequence ATGGTCTGCCGATTCGCCTGTTCCCTTGCTCTCGCCATCTGCGCCGTTGATGCCTCTGACACATGGACGGTGAGTGCCGACGGCCTTGGCGACTTCAAAACCCTTCAGGCTGCCATCGACAAAGTCCCCGAAGGCAAGAGCACCGCGATACGGATCCGCCTGATGCCCGGCCTCTATGTGGAACGGGTGATGATCCCGCGAAGCAAGGGACCGATCCATCTCTTCGGCGATGATGCGGAAACCACCGTGATCACTTTCAACAACTCCGCGGAGACACTGGATGACCGGGGACGCAAGATCGGGACTTCGCGTAGCGCGAGCGTGTTCATCGAGTCGGATGGCTTCCGGGCGAGGAACGTGACCTTCGAAAACAGCCACGGTCGCGGCAGCCAGGCGCTGGCGGTGAATGTCAGCGGCGACCGCGCCGCATTCGATGGCTGCCGTTTCGTCGGTTACCAGGACACCCTGCTTCTCAATCGCGGACGGCAGTACTTCGAGAACTGCCTCATCACAGGCGACGTCGACTTCATCTTCGGGGAAGCAACCGCGTTCTTCGAGAACTGCACGATTCACTGCCGGGGGAGCGGCTACATCACGGCCGCATCGACGCAGGAGAAGGACGAGTATGGCTTCGTCTTCCGCCGATGTCGGATCACCGCGGACGAAGGGGACTGGCAGTTCTTCCTCGGGCGTCCTTGGCGGCCCCACGGCGCGGTGATGTGGCTGGACTGCGAGATGTCGGACCGCGTCCGACCGGAAGGCTGGGACAACTGGAGGAACCCGGAGAACGAGAAGACCGCCCGCTACGTCGAATGGCGTACTCGCGGTACGGACACCGGGCAGCGCGTCAAGTGGGCGGGCACCCTCACCGATCGCGAGGCCCGTTCGGTCACGCCCTACCGCGTGCTGCGGAAATGGGACGCGCCGCACACGCTCGAGCCGGCAAGGGTGGCGGCATTGCGGGACGATCTGCGCCCGGCATGGGAGAGCTACATTTCCGAATCAGCCCGCCGGATGGAGGCCGACCGGGCCGCACTTGCCGCCGAATTGAAGCGTGAGGGGCGAAAGATCCCGTTGCTTCCTCCGGATGGCCCGGATTTCAAGCTGCGGTCGCGGGCGGATGCGAAGTGGTTTGCTGGCGACGAGGCCCGCCGGTTGGCCGAGGCGGCGATCTCCTTCCAGACACCCGCCGGCGGATGGTCGAAGCACGTGCGGCTCGATCAGGGGCCACGCAAGCCGGGGATGCACTGGACGGCACAAGGCGGCGAGTCCGGCTGGCACTACGTCGGGACGATCGATAACCGCTCGACCACCGAACAGCTGAAATTGTTGCGCGGCGTGGCCGAGCACTTGCCCGCGGCGAAGGAGTCTTTTCTCAAAGGCATCGACTACCTGCTGGTCGCGCAGTTTCCCAATGGCGGCTGGCCCCAGGTGTATCCGCTTGAAGGCGGATATCATGACCACGTGACCTTCAACGACAACGCCATGCTGCATGTGCTCGAGCTGTTTCGCGATCTGCTTGCGGATCCGCCTGAGTTCATTGAGCCCAAACGGCTGGCTGCGGTCAGGTCGGCCTTCGAGAAGGGGATTGAGTGTGTGCTCGATGCGCAGGTCAGGACCGATGGGGAGCGGACCGTCTGGTGCGCGCAGCACGACCCGCTCACGCTTGAGCCGGTCGAGGCGCGGCTGATGGAACCGGCCTCGCTCAGTGGCGGAGAGAGCGCCGCGCTGGTTGCTTTTCTGATGGGATTGGAGAACCCGTCGCCCGAGGTCCGGCAGGCGGTCGAAGCGGCACTCGACTGGTTCGAGAGCCACGAACTGGAAACGACGGACAACGATCGCCGATGGGCGAGGTTCTACGACCCGGTCACCGGGCAACCGATTTTCCCCGGCGCCGACGGGATCATCTACGGGAGCTTCGACGAGATGGCGAAGCACCACCCGGTCGGCTACGACTACTTCTCCGGCAAGCCGGCCGACCTGCTCAAGCGCCGCGGGAAGTGGAGCCGGTAG
- a CDS encoding 2OG-Fe(II) oxygenase produces the protein MSPTAIDSSPAVVEGLQARGWVRLDGFLSETDARELSAESVEAWESGEFRKAGVGRGEQRVIREDIRRDHVLWLEPGTAGPAAQRYLAKLEELRSAINRSLFLGLFDFEGHFAVYPPGAFYKAHLDRHRGTADRVVTAILYLNDGWVPADGGRLKLWTEPGSQEGPAEWVEPKLGTLVVFLAGDHWHEVEMASRTRMSVTGWFRVRGA, from the coding sequence TTGAGCCCGACAGCAATCGATTCCAGTCCCGCGGTGGTGGAGGGCCTGCAAGCCCGGGGATGGGTGCGCCTTGATGGCTTCCTTTCGGAAACGGACGCCCGCGAACTATCCGCCGAAAGCGTGGAAGCATGGGAGTCGGGCGAGTTTCGCAAGGCCGGTGTCGGCCGCGGCGAGCAACGCGTGATCCGTGAGGACATCCGCCGCGACCACGTGCTGTGGCTGGAGCCGGGGACGGCCGGTCCCGCCGCGCAACGCTATCTCGCGAAACTCGAGGAACTGCGCAGTGCGATCAACCGCAGTCTGTTTCTCGGGCTGTTCGATTTCGAAGGGCACTTCGCGGTCTATCCGCCGGGTGCGTTTTACAAGGCCCACCTCGACCGCCACCGGGGCACCGCCGACCGCGTGGTGACGGCGATCCTTTACCTCAACGACGGCTGGGTGCCCGCGGACGGCGGACGCCTCAAGCTCTGGACCGAACCCGGCTCGCAGGAGGGGCCGGCGGAGTGGGTCGAGCCGAAGCTCGGAACACTGGTCGTCTTTCTTGCCGGCGACCACTGGCACGAAGTCGAGATGGCTTCGCGCACCCGCATGAGCGTGACCGGCTGGTTCCGGGTTCGTGGAGCCTGA